A window of the Planococcus citri chromosome 4, ihPlaCitr1.1, whole genome shotgun sequence genome harbors these coding sequences:
- the LOC135845837 gene encoding uncharacterized protein LOC135845837 yields the protein MESERSSLQKIFPNVPRVKQVIIEDDAFTIHCCRYAAKSDFFSVLLTHDFAEKDLKKIKLHGIAPDVFQKVHKLLNTGTLEVNPEEAVPVYIACRYLLVKDIYLKDLQEFIVKNFDDLDTIYLLEYTFQNNDQLLDSVLAHLAPQVEMIHTSEDFKMLSVEVVAALVTDSRIKIANEDSICWAIASWLCHSYDRTMSVGRILCKIAPEKFHSSMQLDLPEENWNLKDIANELYSWIFEWQPKVPRKFNNEFFKPDQPLYVSNEDGILTLTHFDGQMWTQLNRPRTPIAASTVTSAACKQADLYVATQELLSDPFQVRANILHYNFRTDKIRTMKTPGGECIRGLHFVNDRLYSNTESIVQQYCAEHDVWLNPMDIGLTCYQFSASDGQYFYVAGQYENSECDTVHFYDHRWSEWIYFADVPRNYRAACGTFIGEDLYVAAIGCRGRRDWQFLKLDTRNCQWEEVMSCWARTAATPVSIRQCKELLVVMDHQQHTYIGPVNGKGQMRIFDHYRNYLKPVSSAN from the exons aTGGAGTCTGAACGTTCAAGCCTacagaaaattttcccaaac GTACCACGAGTGAAGCAGGTGATTATCGAGGATGATGCATTCACCATCCATTGCTGCAGGTACGCAGCAAAATCTGATTTCTTCAGCGTTCTCCTGACCCACGACTTTGCTGAGAAGGACTTGAAGAAAATCAAACTTCACGGAATTGCACCAGATGTGTTCCAGAAAGTTCACAAGTTGCTCAACACCGGTACATTGGAGGTGAATCCAGAGGAGGCTGTTCCTGTGTACATCGCTTGCAGGTACCTTTTAGTGAAGGATATCTACCTGAAGGACTTGCAAGAATTCATAGTGAAGAATTTTGATGACCTGGATACCATCTACCTCCTGGAGTACACCTTCCAAAACAATGACCAGCTGTTGGATTCAGTCCTTGCCCACTTGGCACCGCAAGTTGAAATGATCCACACAAGCGAAGACTTCAAAATGTTGTCGGTGGAGGTAGTGGCAGCGCTAGTGACAGACTCTAGAATCAAGATAGCCAATGAAGACTCCATCTGTTGGGCCATAGCCTCATGGCTATGTCATTCTTATGACAGAACAATGAGTGTTGGCAGAATTCTATGTAAAATTGCTCCTGAGAAGTTCCATTCAAGTATGCAGTTGGACCTCCCAGAAGAAAACTGGAATTTGAAAGACATAGCCAATGAATTGTACTCGTGGATCTTCGAATGGCAGCCCAAAGTTCCCAGGAAATTCaacaacgaatttttcaaacctgaTCAGCCTCTGTATGTCAGTAATGAGGATGGAATTCTCACTCTCACTCATTTTGATGGCCAGATGTGGACACAACTAAACCGCCCTCGGACTCCAATTGCCGCATCAACTGTCACTAGTGCTGCCTGTAAGCAGGCAGACTTATACGTAGCCACTCAAGAATTGCTGTCAGATCCATTTCAAGTTCGAGCCAACATCCTGCATTATAATTTCCGCACTGATAAGATCAGAACTATGAAGACACCTGGAGGAGAATGCATCAGAGGATTGCATTTTGTCAATGATCGTTTGTACTCAAATACTGAAAGCATTGTCCAACAATACTGTGCTGAACATGATGTTTGGCTCAATCCCATGGATATTGGATTGACTTGCTATCAGTTTAGTGCCAGTGATGGACAATATTTTTATGTAGCTGGGCAATACGAGAATAGCGAATGTGATACAGTCCATTTCTATGATCACAGGTGGTCTGAATGGATCTACTTTGCTGATGTGCCGCGGAATTATAGAGCTGCATGTGGAACATTCATTGGAGAGGACCTGTATGTTGCTGCAATTGGCTGCCGTGGAAGAAGAGACTGGCAGTTCTTGAAGCTGGATACCAGGAATTGTCAATGGGAGGAAGTGATGAGCTGTTGGGCAAGGACTGCAGCAACTCCGGTCAGCATTCGCCAATGTAAGGAGCTGTTGGTGGTAATGGATCACCAACAGCATACTTACATTGGACCAGTAAATGGGAAAGGTCAAATGCGGATTTTTGACCATTATCGTAACTACCTTAAACCTGTAAGTAGTGCTAATTAA